In [Leptolyngbya] sp. PCC 7376, a genomic segment contains:
- a CDS encoding DUF1823 family protein yields MTELPPLTTDTVQGVIDETLDDDTLHRLVWHYLGYRYDAAAQSWNTDLVEPVWQEKYPEPPLFIESRPATVQLTRSIPKPYKQLLKEKLGFKGYTIDQLVPRLTRRATMAGWLLSHMAQNGLLDV; encoded by the coding sequence ATGACAGAACTTCCCCCACTGACGACGGATACTGTGCAAGGGGTTATTGATGAAACCCTTGATGATGATACGCTTCATCGCTTGGTCTGGCATTATCTTGGCTATCGTTATGATGCAGCGGCGCAAAGCTGGAACACCGATTTAGTTGAGCCTGTCTGGCAAGAAAAATATCCTGAGCCGCCTTTATTTATTGAAAGCCGTCCAGCTACGGTGCAATTAACCCGCTCGATCCCGAAACCTTATAAACAGCTCTTAAAAGAAAAGCTTGGGTTTAAGGGCTATACGATTGACCAATTGGTGCCTCGTTTAACGCGTCGGGCAACGATGGCAGGGTGGTTATTAAGCCATATGGCGCAAAATGGGTTGTTGGATGTGTGA
- a CDS encoding choice-of-anchor I family protein, which produces MNIKTLLTLCLTPAAILFGQVAKAEIELTTIGRYNTGIFDDSAAEISAFDPKSKKLFVTNAATDQIDVLNLIDPANPELEFSIDVENGINSVAFHGGVLAAAVEGNTKQDLGEVRFYDATGNLLNSVSVGSLPDMVTFTPDGLKVLTANEGEPSEDYKIDPEGSVSIIDISTGIENATVTTAAFTALNNVELDKSVRVFGLEATLAEDVEPEYIAVSSDSTMAWVTLQEANAIGVVDIVAGEIIDVIGLGFKDYSQSANRLDASNKDKEINLANYDHLFGLYQPDAIAAYEVNGETYLITANEGDSRVRPTDDDEIEGIEEGDIFDEESRIGNLDLDPTAFPNAEALQDKSVLGRLKVTNTMGDTDGDGDFDELYAFGGRSFSIWNTSGEIVFDSGSQFAYITAKLYPNNFNSTNDENASFDNRSDDKGTEPEGITVGQIGDRHYAFIGLERMGGIMVYDITNPMAPFFVSYTNDRDFSGDAEAGTAGDLGPEGLLFIPAADSPNGDNLLVVTSEVSGTVTVYSVTE; this is translated from the coding sequence ATGAACATCAAAACCCTGTTGACTCTGTGCCTAACTCCTGCAGCCATCCTTTTCGGACAAGTTGCAAAAGCAGAAATCGAACTTACAACGATTGGTCGCTACAACACAGGTATTTTCGATGATAGTGCTGCAGAAATTTCTGCCTTTGATCCAAAGAGCAAAAAGTTATTTGTGACCAATGCCGCCACGGATCAAATTGATGTTTTAAATCTAATAGATCCGGCAAATCCAGAACTCGAATTTAGTATCGATGTCGAAAATGGTATTAACAGTGTGGCTTTTCATGGCGGTGTTTTAGCTGCGGCTGTCGAAGGAAACACCAAACAAGATCTCGGTGAAGTTCGTTTTTATGATGCAACGGGAAATTTGCTGAATAGTGTTTCTGTGGGTTCCCTCCCGGATATGGTCACCTTCACGCCAGATGGATTGAAAGTCCTCACCGCAAATGAAGGGGAGCCGAGTGAGGATTATAAAATTGACCCTGAAGGTTCCGTCAGCATTATCGATATTTCGACAGGTATTGAAAACGCAACAGTCACAACCGCAGCTTTCACGGCATTGAATAACGTAGAGCTTGACAAAAGTGTGCGGGTTTTCGGTCTGGAGGCAACATTAGCAGAAGATGTTGAGCCTGAATATATTGCGGTTTCAAGCGATTCCACTATGGCCTGGGTTACTCTCCAAGAAGCCAATGCTATTGGTGTTGTAGATATTGTCGCTGGTGAAATTATTGATGTGATTGGTCTTGGGTTTAAGGATTATAGTCAATCAGCAAATCGTCTCGATGCCAGCAATAAAGATAAAGAGATTAATCTCGCAAATTACGATCATCTTTTTGGTCTGTATCAGCCGGATGCGATCGCCGCCTATGAGGTTAATGGAGAAACTTATCTCATCACAGCGAATGAAGGGGATTCTCGGGTGCGTCCCACCGACGATGACGAAATTGAAGGAATTGAAGAGGGAGATATTTTTGATGAAGAAAGTCGCATTGGCAACTTAGATCTTGATCCAACGGCTTTTCCTAACGCGGAAGCATTACAAGACAAATCAGTCCTTGGTCGCCTGAAAGTCACCAATACGATGGGTGATACGGATGGGGATGGTGATTTCGATGAGCTATATGCTTTTGGTGGTCGGTCTTTCTCAATTTGGAATACTTCGGGCGAAATCGTTTTTGATAGTGGCAGCCAATTCGCTTATATTACGGCAAAGCTTTACCCCAATAATTTCAATTCGACAAATGATGAAAATGCTTCTTTTGATAATCGTAGTGATGACAAAGGAACTGAGCCAGAAGGGATAACGGTCGGTCAAATCGGCGATCGCCATTATGCGTTTATTGGACTAGAGCGGATGGGCGGCATCATGGTTTATGACATCACTAATCCAATGGCTCCTTTCTTTGTGAGTTACACTAATGATCGTGATTTTAGCGGTGACGCAGAAGCAGGTACAGCAGGGGATTTAGGGCCAGAAGGTTTACTTTTTATTCCGGCGGCGGATAGTCCCAATGGCGACAATCTTTTAGTGGTGACCAGCGAAGTGAGTGGCACAGTTACTGTTTATAGCGTCACTGAGTAA
- a CDS encoding PTPA-CTERM sorting domain-containing protein yields the protein MFKATTTQSICLKAIALSAFAVGSMLLAPAANALVMLESHSLNTNSNPDANSDWFGISFEKNALDGTVTFEIENKIAQDNGTKISTIYFGTDGGTPNDDTDGFFKWFEKDAAIVSSVGQTNYSIDWSPTGGSQINNNAGWGVQIAADPAKRNKKSTITPGDTLSITFNLMNPDVTEEELALAFTTKPYQELGLAYHVQSIGSGYSEWYEAQPKSFNPVPTPAAILPTLAGIFGAASKRKKDDEQVQEEGIS from the coding sequence ATGTTTAAAGCAACCACCACTCAATCTATCTGCTTAAAGGCGATCGCCTTGAGTGCTTTTGCTGTTGGGTCGATGCTTCTCGCTCCTGCTGCTAATGCGTTAGTGATGTTGGAATCCCATTCACTCAATACGAACAGCAATCCTGACGCTAACTCAGATTGGTTCGGTATCAGTTTTGAAAAGAATGCTCTAGACGGCACTGTTACCTTTGAGATTGAGAATAAGATTGCTCAGGATAACGGCACAAAGATTTCAACTATCTACTTCGGTACTGATGGCGGTACACCGAATGACGACACAGATGGTTTTTTTAAGTGGTTTGAGAAGGATGCAGCGATAGTTTCTAGCGTTGGACAGACGAATTATTCAATTGATTGGTCGCCAACTGGCGGCAGTCAAATTAATAATAATGCTGGATGGGGTGTCCAAATAGCAGCTGATCCGGCCAAACGTAATAAGAAAAGTACTATTACACCAGGCGATACTTTATCCATCACATTTAACTTGATGAATCCCGACGTGACGGAAGAAGAGTTGGCTTTAGCTTTTACTACAAAGCCTTATCAAGAGTTGGGACTTGCATATCATGTTCAGTCTATTGGTTCTGGATATAGCGAATGGTATGAGGCACAGCCAAAGTCATTTAATCCAGTACCTACTCCTGCGGCTATTCTGCCAACTCTAGCTGGTATATTTGGAGCTGCATCCAAGCGCAAGAAAGACGATGAGCAGGTGCAAGAAGAAGGGATTAGCTAA
- a CDS encoding COP23 domain-containing protein, with product MRQGSSRHHNFLKISIVALEILGFAAVSAIAQTPPDVVIESEPEASGQPGTVVTDGDQRFVCENSGGQYTVMYRPESQPGENYAWAVPQSMGGGWTAQRRCVEISRRLESYRSDGLVELTTGRENNYDVVCVTTEANNSCQIVFTVPQGQNAIATRDAVFDNLATADDGVQTQGVNTFGSRQNNNDVLGQIFGIFGGNSQPISSPSKSSGINLKPFLDPSDGGTGSALVKGSISPHGFPNSPSSSPSRQLNPDLFR from the coding sequence ATGAGACAAGGTTCATCACGTCATCACAATTTTTTGAAAATTAGTATTGTTGCCCTCGAAATTTTAGGGTTTGCTGCGGTCTCGGCGATCGCCCAAACGCCTCCAGATGTTGTCATTGAGTCAGAGCCTGAAGCTAGTGGACAACCAGGCACTGTGGTTACCGATGGCGATCAACGTTTTGTTTGTGAAAATAGCGGTGGCCAGTATACGGTGATGTATCGCCCAGAAAGCCAGCCAGGAGAAAACTACGCTTGGGCTGTGCCGCAAAGTATGGGAGGCGGTTGGACGGCGCAACGTCGTTGTGTTGAAATTAGCCGTCGCCTCGAATCCTATCGCTCTGATGGTTTAGTTGAACTCACTACAGGTCGCGAAAATAATTACGATGTTGTTTGTGTGACCACCGAAGCTAACAATAGCTGCCAAATCGTTTTTACGGTTCCCCAAGGGCAAAATGCGATCGCCACCCGTGATGCCGTTTTTGATAACCTAGCGACAGCCGATGATGGCGTTCAAACCCAAGGCGTAAATACCTTTGGCAGCAGACAAAATAATAACGATGTGTTGGGACAAATTTTCGGGATTTTTGGCGGCAACTCCCAACCGATATCTTCCCCATCAAAAAGCTCTGGCATTAACCTAAAACCTTTCCTCGACCCCAGTGATGGCGGCACTGGATCGGCTCTAGTCAAAGGCAGTATTTCTCCTCATGGCTTCCCCAACAGCCCCAGTTCTAGCCCTAGTCGCCAACTCAATCCCGATTTATTCCGTTAA
- the cobT gene encoding nicotinate mononucleotide-dependent phosphoribosyltransferase CobT, whose amino-acid sequence MIKIYTQQQRGETWLEKYRDRPVVFCCGLGFTETALIPNISAAGATPESRKYTAIADAECVHHGFQDNAIYPLPPLTVGASPAILSRAIIETYDIPTYLFNTGLAITPDPKAVPLINVGGRPAQCVSTGQALPLKIVQHLFEQGLIWGKKLAEKYPGRSLVLGECVVAGTTTALAVLTALGYAAKGKVNSSHLECNHDLKWQIVQQGLAKTQLSPSINPFKIIAAVGDPMQVFVAGMTITASQTNGVLLAGGTQMLAVYTLTRAIAKFHRHKFQAENITVGTTRWVAEDPTGDTIGLANLIGDVLLLATQLNFQQSKYSQLQAYEQGYVKEGVGAGGLAIAAVLGHGATQDHLLYNTEKIFFPYTKKRSRKLSSR is encoded by the coding sequence ATGATCAAAATTTATACACAACAGCAACGAGGCGAGACTTGGTTAGAGAAATACCGAGATCGCCCCGTTGTTTTTTGTTGTGGCCTAGGGTTTACCGAAACAGCGTTAATTCCGAATATTTCTGCCGCCGGAGCAACTCCTGAATCTCGAAAATATACGGCGATCGCCGACGCAGAATGTGTCCATCATGGTTTTCAAGACAATGCAATTTATCCCTTGCCTCCTCTAACTGTTGGAGCATCCCCAGCAATTTTATCGCGGGCAATTATTGAAACCTACGACATTCCTACTTACTTGTTTAATACTGGTTTGGCGATCACTCCCGACCCAAAAGCAGTGCCTTTAATTAATGTCGGTGGACGACCTGCACAGTGCGTTTCTACAGGACAAGCTTTGCCCCTCAAGATTGTTCAACATCTATTTGAACAGGGTTTAATTTGGGGCAAAAAACTGGCAGAAAAATATCCAGGGCGATCATTGGTTCTCGGAGAATGTGTCGTTGCCGGAACTACAACAGCTCTAGCTGTCTTAACAGCCTTAGGTTACGCAGCAAAAGGAAAAGTAAATAGCAGCCATCTCGAATGCAATCACGATTTAAAATGGCAAATCGTTCAACAAGGTTTAGCAAAAACGCAGCTTTCACCAAGCATTAATCCGTTTAAAATCATCGCAGCAGTCGGAGATCCAATGCAGGTTTTCGTTGCTGGCATGACGATTACAGCAAGTCAGACCAATGGTGTTTTATTGGCAGGTGGAACACAAATGTTAGCTGTTTACACACTTACACGAGCGATTGCTAAATTTCATCGACATAAATTTCAAGCAGAAAACATTACTGTCGGTACAACTCGCTGGGTAGCAGAAGATCCCACAGGAGATACTATCGGTTTAGCAAACTTGATTGGTGATGTTCTGTTACTCGCAACTCAACTAAATTTTCAACAATCGAAGTATTCACAGCTTCAAGCCTATGAACAAGGCTATGTCAAAGAAGGTGTGGGTGCAGGGGGGTTGGCGATCGCCGCAGTATTAGGCCATGGCGCAACCCAAGATCATTTACTATACAACACCGAAAAAATCTTTTTCCCCTACACAAAAAAGCGGTCTAGAAAATTATCGTCGAGGTAA
- a CDS encoding SWIM zinc finger family protein, which translates to MSNNYFFSVRAAERITSKKVKRVSLWRNGAVLVHFKDGKINTVDPLDFQRDFVDFRQQKSREILLRRITKTLYACKSAVHEKVYSVVVEPDGLRCNCKDWEIQLEEELQRPCCKHCYAVLRDLGCSSLQDYLKMPF; encoded by the coding sequence ATGAGTAATAACTATTTTTTCTCTGTTCGTGCTGCCGAACGAATTACAAGTAAAAAGGTGAAACGAGTTTCTTTATGGCGTAATGGTGCGGTGCTGGTGCATTTTAAGGATGGCAAGATTAATACGGTTGATCCTTTGGATTTTCAGCGGGATTTTGTGGATTTTCGCCAGCAGAAAAGTCGCGAAATTCTACTCCGTCGGATCACGAAAACGTTGTATGCCTGTAAGAGTGCAGTCCATGAAAAGGTTTATTCGGTGGTAGTTGAGCCGGATGGCCTGCGATGTAATTGCAAGGATTGGGAAATTCAGTTGGAGGAAGAGTTGCAGCGCCCTTGTTGTAAGCATTGTTATGCGGTGCTGCGAGATTTGGGCTGTAGTAGTTTGCAGGATTATCTCAAGATGCCATTTTAA
- a CDS encoding LexA family transcriptional regulator: MSCNTLDALQYPLNLNQSLVPRPSDTFFFIVEGESGKFLGLDEGDLLVVDRTVSIAPDQMAIAVYDGQFALVQLIEEHKDLSVRLSEKSVKLFADTDLDIWGIVTGLVRQF, from the coding sequence ATGTCTTGCAACACTCTTGACGCGCTTCAGTACCCCTTAAACCTCAACCAGTCTTTAGTTCCCCGCCCATCCGACACATTCTTTTTCATCGTGGAGGGAGAATCAGGCAAATTTTTAGGTTTAGATGAGGGAGATCTATTGGTTGTTGACCGCACTGTCTCCATCGCTCCCGATCAGATGGCGATCGCCGTTTACGATGGCCAATTTGCGTTAGTACAGCTCATCGAAGAACACAAAGATCTCAGCGTTCGACTGAGCGAAAAATCAGTAAAACTTTTTGCAGATACCGACTTGGATATTTGGGGCATCGTTACAGGATTAGTGCGACAGTTCTAA
- a CDS encoding M48 family metallopeptidase — protein MPTYPGISSEAFRHPLDRQAEEALRNLPGFKLLASRFVEYIYERPQQIYLMGNSIKVGPRQYSTLYGMFRECMRDLNISPEPTLYVDQNPIINAYTLGTEHPYIVVNSGLLDLLEEDELRTVIAHELGHLKCEHPVLTQMAMWAMGAASFVGEITLGLGGLVTTGLLYAFYEWRRKAELSADRAALLVTDDLNPIFRTMMKLSGGSMKYVNELSLGEFTQQSQDYQDLDQEQLNQIYKFLLYNGGNGTFLGHPFPVERLSFIKEWEESKEYHNVKAGNYAQGDSGSVDVETEEEDGNEVDDLRRQVEELRREIEKTKNQRQGDE, from the coding sequence ATGCCGACCTATCCCGGAATTTCGAGCGAAGCTTTTCGCCATCCCTTAGATCGCCAAGCAGAAGAAGCCCTCCGCAACCTCCCTGGCTTTAAACTTCTTGCCAGCCGTTTTGTTGAATATATCTATGAACGTCCCCAGCAGATTTATCTGATGGGGAATTCGATTAAAGTGGGGCCGCGCCAATATTCCACGCTCTACGGAATGTTTCGCGAATGTATGCGGGATCTGAATATTTCCCCAGAGCCGACGCTATATGTCGATCAAAACCCGATTATTAATGCCTACACCCTAGGGACTGAACATCCTTATATTGTGGTGAATAGTGGTCTGCTAGATCTACTTGAAGAAGATGAATTGCGGACAGTGATTGCCCATGAATTAGGTCATTTAAAGTGCGAGCATCCGGTTTTGACTCAAATGGCAATGTGGGCCATGGGAGCAGCCTCTTTTGTCGGCGAAATCACCCTCGGTTTAGGCGGGTTAGTGACGACAGGTTTACTCTATGCGTTTTATGAATGGCGACGGAAAGCTGAACTCTCGGCAGATCGCGCAGCCTTACTTGTTACCGATGATCTCAACCCCATTTTTCGCACGATGATGAAGTTGTCTGGCGGCAGCATGAAATACGTGAATGAGTTGAGTTTAGGGGAATTCACTCAGCAATCTCAGGATTATCAAGATCTTGATCAAGAGCAACTTAACCAGATTTATAAATTTCTGCTCTATAACGGGGGGAATGGGACTTTTCTCGGCCATCCTTTCCCTGTTGAACGTCTCTCCTTTATTAAAGAATGGGAAGAATCGAAAGAGTATCACAACGTTAAGGCTGGCAATTATGCTCAAGGAGATTCTGGCTCTGTCGATGTCGAGACTGAAGAAGAAGATGGCAATGAAGTCGATGATCTACGTCGCCAAGTCGAAGAGTTGCGCCGCGAAATTGAAAAAACAAAAAATCAACGTCAAGGCGATGAATAG
- a CDS encoding IS630 family transposase, translating into MTGEEESSILPKAYSLDLRQKIVDAYERGGVSQSSLARQFGVAKSFVQKLLDQKRLTGSIAPKKRSQQTPPKLNEEHQTILRQLLTKKNDATLAELCDEMEKRTGLRVANSTMHRTLRRMGYSLKKTFYPDLKATKRVQQARYDFWQKMQATLAKNLIFIDESGVNLAMTRLRARSEKGKRAYSPKSSKRGKNVSLIGALGFKGMVANYHLLGSTDGLTFEAFISQKLIPNLWAGACVVMDNCSIHLGESVRTMIEAVGAKLIYLPPYSPDFSPIENCWSKLKSTLKSIGARTYLALDKAIEVAFSKITLDDIRCWFTHCCYCTSLD; encoded by the coding sequence TTGACTGGTGAGGAAGAAAGTAGCATCTTGCCGAAAGCCTACTCATTAGACTTAAGACAGAAAATAGTGGATGCCTACGAAAGGGGTGGTGTGAGTCAAAGTAGTCTTGCCCGACAATTTGGAGTGGCGAAAAGTTTTGTACAAAAGCTCCTCGACCAAAAACGACTGACAGGGTCGATTGCTCCGAAAAAACGAAGCCAACAAACACCTCCCAAATTAAACGAAGAGCATCAAACAATATTGCGCCAGTTGCTCACCAAGAAAAACGATGCGACGCTAGCGGAACTATGTGATGAGATGGAGAAACGCACTGGTCTCCGTGTGGCCAATAGCACCATGCATCGCACCTTAAGAAGAATGGGATATAGCCTCAAAAAAACATTCTATCCAGACCTTAAGGCGACAAAACGAGTGCAACAAGCCAGATATGATTTTTGGCAGAAAATGCAAGCGACTCTAGCGAAAAACTTGATTTTTATCGATGAATCGGGCGTGAACTTAGCCATGACAAGACTGAGGGCACGTTCTGAGAAAGGGAAACGAGCTTATAGTCCGAAATCCAGTAAACGAGGCAAGAATGTTTCTTTGATTGGAGCATTAGGCTTCAAGGGAATGGTCGCTAATTATCATCTGCTGGGGAGTACGGATGGATTAACCTTTGAAGCATTCATCAGCCAGAAGTTAATACCAAACTTATGGGCGGGAGCATGTGTGGTGATGGATAACTGTTCGATTCATTTAGGAGAGTCAGTACGCACAATGATTGAGGCCGTGGGAGCTAAGTTGATTTACCTTCCTCCCTATTCTCCAGATTTTTCACCCATTGAAAATTGCTGGTCAAAGTTGAAAAGTACCTTGAAAAGTATCGGGGCAAGAACTTATCTAGCTCTAGACAAGGCAATTGAGGTAGCTTTTTCCAAGATTACCCTTGATGATATTCGATGCTGGTTTACACATTGCTGCTATTGCACCTCACTCGACTAG
- the purF gene encoding amidophosphoribosyltransferase has product MTVPQTVSADLQSDKPKEYCGVFGIYAPTEEVAKLAYFGLFALQHRGQESAGIATFDRERVHCHKDMGLVSHVFSEETLNELPGIWAVGHNRYSTTGSSHSCNAQPALEETRLGTLALAHNGNLVNTIELKEKLHSLSDNLDFYTTTDSEMIAKAIAIYVNQGMDWHDAAIAAFKLCSGAFSLVIGTPDGLIGARDHYGVRPLVIGILEEEDGSERFVLASETCALDIIGAEYLRDVNPGEMVWITEEGLQSTQWSEAPDKKLCVFEMIYFARPDSVFHDETLFSYRLRLGAQLSRESNIEADLVMGVPDSGIPAAIGFSRASGIPFGEGLIKNRYVGRTFIQPTQHMREVGIKMKLNPLKDVLHGKRIIIVDDSIVRGTTSRKIVRALRQAGAEEVHMCISSPPVTHPCFYGIDTDNQDQLIAATKTQQAIAEQIEVDSLTYLSKEGMLKVTNENPQHFCTACFDGNYPIEIPDAIKSSKLMLEEATV; this is encoded by the coding sequence ATGACTGTCCCCCAAACTGTCTCTGCTGACCTTCAATCCGATAAACCGAAAGAATATTGCGGTGTTTTCGGAATTTATGCCCCTACTGAGGAGGTGGCAAAACTGGCATATTTTGGACTCTTTGCGCTACAACATCGGGGCCAAGAATCAGCAGGCATTGCAACGTTTGACCGTGAACGCGTCCATTGCCATAAAGATATGGGTTTGGTTTCCCATGTATTCAGCGAGGAGACACTGAACGAACTCCCTGGTATTTGGGCGGTAGGACATAACCGTTATTCGACCACAGGTTCTAGTCATTCTTGTAATGCGCAACCTGCCCTAGAGGAGACGCGCTTAGGAACATTAGCGCTTGCTCATAATGGCAACCTTGTGAATACGATTGAGCTCAAAGAAAAGCTCCATTCTCTTAGCGATAATCTAGATTTTTATACCACCACTGACTCGGAAATGATCGCCAAAGCGATCGCCATCTATGTGAATCAAGGCATGGATTGGCATGATGCTGCCATTGCCGCTTTTAAACTTTGCTCGGGTGCATTTAGCCTTGTGATTGGCACACCCGATGGTTTGATCGGAGCAAGGGATCATTATGGTGTGCGTCCTCTCGTGATTGGCATATTAGAAGAAGAGGATGGTTCAGAACGATTTGTCCTTGCATCTGAAACCTGCGCCCTCGATATTATTGGCGCTGAATATCTCCGCGATGTGAATCCCGGCGAAATGGTGTGGATTACAGAAGAAGGTTTACAGTCAACTCAATGGTCAGAAGCACCAGATAAAAAACTCTGTGTTTTTGAGATGATTTACTTCGCACGTCCTGACAGCGTATTTCATGATGAAACGCTCTTTAGTTACCGTCTACGCCTGGGTGCTCAGCTATCTCGCGAATCCAATATTGAAGCTGATTTAGTGATGGGTGTTCCAGATTCTGGTATTCCTGCTGCGATTGGTTTTTCCCGTGCTTCTGGTATTCCCTTTGGTGAAGGCCTCATTAAAAATCGTTATGTGGGCCGTACCTTTATTCAACCGACGCAACACATGCGTGAAGTTGGGATCAAAATGAAGCTCAATCCTCTCAAGGATGTTTTGCATGGGAAACGCATTATTATCGTAGACGATTCAATTGTTCGTGGTACGACTAGCCGTAAGATTGTGCGGGCACTGCGACAAGCTGGAGCAGAAGAAGTCCATATGTGCATTTCTTCGCCACCTGTAACCCATCCTTGTTTCTATGGCATTGATACAGATAATCAAGATCAGTTGATTGCCGCCACGAAAACACAACAGGCGATCGCCGAGCAGATTGAGGTAGACTCCCTTACTTATCTCAGCAAAGAAGGAATGCTCAAAGTCACCAACGAGAACCCCCAACATTTCTGTACCGCTTGTTTTGATGGCAACTATCCCATTGAGATTCCCGACGCAATCAAATCATCTAAGCTAATGTTAGAGGAAGCCACTGTCTAA
- a CDS encoding TIGR03790 family protein, whose amino-acid sequence MVNYLRKLRKYLRLDILGFGFIGLILALLLSYQWLIVEEIDNYDYRFTAQNLGVVVNKADPLSVQIGNYYQAQRRIPDENMIYVDFEPGQEKISRNEFSSLRRRIYRQSTSQIQGYALTWAAPYRVDCMSITSAIAFGFDEKYCASGCKATAPNPYFNRDSTRPYGDYQIRPTMMLAARNFIEAKALIDRGVMSDETFPEETAYLLKTSDSSRSSRADKFTFVQQFLGSRFRIEFLQQDAIADKDDVMFYFTGRPKIDKLNTLTFLPGAIADHLTSFGGQLTNSNSGQMSSLEWLEAGATGSYGTVVEPCNFPTKFPDPGLVIESYLDGATLIESYWQSVLWPGQGVFIGEPLARPFGEKKLKQIPQIQEDIGEL is encoded by the coding sequence ATGGTGAATTATCTGCGTAAACTCCGTAAATATCTGCGTTTAGACATTTTAGGATTTGGATTTATTGGTCTAATACTCGCGTTACTGCTGAGTTATCAATGGTTGATCGTTGAAGAGATTGATAATTATGACTATCGATTTACGGCACAAAATCTTGGGGTTGTGGTGAATAAAGCTGACCCGCTGAGTGTGCAAATTGGCAATTATTACCAAGCTCAGCGCCGCATCCCTGACGAAAATATGATCTATGTAGATTTTGAGCCTGGCCAAGAAAAAATATCTCGGAACGAATTTTCGAGTCTGCGACGGCGGATTTATCGGCAAAGTACATCGCAAATTCAGGGCTATGCGTTGACTTGGGCAGCTCCCTATCGAGTGGATTGTATGTCGATTACCAGTGCGATCGCCTTCGGTTTTGACGAAAAATATTGTGCTAGTGGGTGTAAAGCAACAGCGCCTAATCCCTACTTTAATCGTGATAGTACTCGTCCCTATGGTGATTATCAGATACGTCCAACCATGATGCTGGCAGCCAGAAATTTTATTGAGGCGAAAGCTTTAATTGACCGAGGGGTGATGTCAGATGAAACTTTTCCCGAAGAAACGGCTTATCTCCTCAAAACTTCTGACTCCTCTCGTAGTAGTCGTGCTGACAAGTTTACTTTTGTCCAGCAGTTTCTGGGTTCCCGGTTTCGGATTGAATTTTTGCAGCAGGATGCGATCGCCGATAAAGATGATGTGATGTTTTATTTCACTGGACGGCCGAAGATCGATAAGCTGAATACCCTTACTTTTTTACCGGGGGCGATCGCCGATCATTTGACATCTTTTGGCGGACAATTGACTAACTCAAACTCCGGACAAATGAGTAGCTTGGAATGGCTTGAAGCTGGTGCGACAGGGAGTTATGGCACAGTGGTAGAACCTTGTAATTTCCCAACAAAATTTCCTGACCCAGGTTTAGTTATTGAGTCTTATCTCGACGGAGCCACATTAATTGAAAGCTATTGGCAAAGTGTGTTGTGGCCTGGTCAAGGTGTCTTTATCGGTGAACCGTTAGCCCGCCCCTTCGGCGAAAAGAAATTGAAACAAATTCCCCAAATTCAAGAGGATATTGGTGAGCTATAA
- a CDS encoding PTPA-CTERM sorting domain-containing protein: MKQQIKNIRNYSTVLSATAIAVGGLLIAPDAHALTAFSGAKVNCNAGEFEGTVKCEGVYSGNDSNQIGTDTELFELDGWEELTKIDGSSGSNDIFEVQDLGRKKYSWSFKDSFKNSEDFSRISDLFFSVKGGPSFSAYLWDGETTEGNFNTKGIVKGNGNAKPSLSHISVYYRNDVYLPSHVATAVPTPAAVLPVLGGLFGIASKRKKDEDAEEDS, from the coding sequence ATGAAACAGCAGATAAAAAATATAAGGAACTATTCAACAGTTCTTTCTGCCACAGCAATAGCGGTTGGTGGTTTGTTGATTGCTCCTGATGCGCATGCACTTACTGCATTTTCTGGTGCAAAAGTGAATTGTAACGCGGGAGAGTTTGAAGGCACTGTAAAGTGTGAAGGTGTTTATTCTGGTAATGATTCCAACCAAATTGGTACTGACACAGAATTATTCGAGCTTGATGGCTGGGAAGAATTGACTAAGATAGATGGTTCTTCTGGCAGTAATGATATTTTTGAAGTCCAAGATCTTGGTAGAAAAAAATATTCATGGTCATTCAAGGATAGTTTTAAAAACAGCGAGGATTTCTCCAGAATTAGTGACCTCTTCTTCTCAGTTAAAGGTGGCCCGAGTTTTAGTGCCTATCTTTGGGACGGTGAAACGACAGAAGGTAACTTTAATACGAAGGGTATTGTGAAAGGGAATGGCAACGCTAAGCCGAGTCTCTCTCACATCAGTGTTTACTATCGCAATGATGTTTATCTTCCATCTCATGTAGCTACAGCTGTCCCCACTCCTGCCGCTGTACTTCCTGTTCTTGGTGGCTTATTTGGGATTGCATCGAAGCGTAAGAAGGATGAAGACGCAGAAGAAGATAGCTAA